A genomic stretch from Gemmatimonadaceae bacterium includes:
- a CDS encoding insulinase family protein: MPRFTRTMGAAVLLLAAPQGLWSPLRAQAKPASTTPPPLKAPKPLTLPAITERTLPNGLRVVIVEQHELPIVDVVLVVRTGAEADPPGKAGLATLTANLLDEGAGARDALGIAEQIGYLAVRLNTGAALELSQVSLHTTRATLDSALALMADVALRPAFAEKEFSRLKSDRLTSLLQEVDRGPAIADRAFAAIVFGENHPYGRSTSGTREEADTFTRDDVTHFWQTWYRPNNATLVIVGDLTTTEAMTRATSAFGGWTRAELPVQARIAPSPAKPTTVYIVDKTNAPQTSFRIGGIGVARSTKDYYPLMVMNTALGASFTARLNQNLRETKGYTYGASSGFSMRRQPGAFTARAEIVAAKTDSALIEFMKELNGIRTPMPAAELAKTKRYLQLGYAEGFESTSDIAGQIAALIPTGVPLAALGTFNTGIGAVTGADVQRVARQYIDPSKLAIVVAGDRASIEPALKALKIAPVEIRDAKGRREITP; encoded by the coding sequence ATGCCGCGCTTCACTCGCACGATGGGCGCGGCAGTGCTGCTGCTCGCCGCACCGCAGGGACTGTGGTCGCCACTTCGGGCGCAAGCCAAGCCCGCCTCGACGACACCACCACCGTTGAAAGCACCGAAACCGCTCACGCTGCCCGCGATCACCGAGCGGACCCTGCCCAACGGACTGCGCGTGGTGATTGTCGAGCAACACGAGTTGCCGATCGTCGACGTGGTCCTGGTGGTGCGGACTGGCGCCGAGGCAGATCCGCCAGGCAAGGCGGGGCTCGCCACGCTCACCGCCAATCTGCTGGACGAAGGCGCCGGCGCTCGCGATGCGCTCGGCATTGCCGAACAAATCGGCTATCTCGCCGTGCGCCTGAATACCGGCGCCGCACTCGAGCTCAGCCAAGTGAGCCTGCATACAACACGGGCGACCCTCGACAGCGCCCTCGCGCTCATGGCCGACGTGGCACTCCGCCCCGCGTTCGCTGAAAAGGAGTTCAGTCGATTGAAAAGCGATCGCTTGACGTCGTTGCTGCAGGAAGTTGATCGCGGCCCCGCCATCGCCGACCGCGCGTTTGCCGCAATCGTCTTTGGCGAGAACCATCCGTACGGCCGGTCCACCAGCGGCACCCGCGAGGAAGCAGACACGTTCACGCGGGACGATGTGACCCATTTCTGGCAGACGTGGTATCGGCCCAACAATGCGACCCTCGTAATTGTCGGCGATCTCACCACGACCGAGGCAATGACACGCGCAACATCCGCGTTCGGCGGCTGGACACGCGCCGAGTTGCCGGTCCAGGCCCGCATTGCGCCGTCACCGGCCAAACCGACCACAGTCTACATCGTCGACAAGACCAATGCCCCGCAAACGTCATTTCGGATTGGCGGTATTGGCGTGGCGCGAAGCACCAAGGACTACTACCCCTTGATGGTGATGAATACGGCACTGGGCGCATCATTCACCGCCCGACTCAATCAGAACCTGCGGGAAACGAAGGGGTACACGTACGGCGCGAGTTCGGGATTCTCCATGCGACGCCAGCCGGGCGCGTTCACCGCTCGCGCGGAAATCGTCGCGGCGAAAACCGATTCGGCACTTATCGAGTTCATGAAGGAGCTCAACGGGATACGCACGCCAATGCCCGCTGCGGAGCTGGCCAAGACCAAGCGTTACCTGCAACTGGGGTATGCTGAAGGTTTCGAGTCCACCAGCGACATTGCCGGCCAGATTGCCGCGCTCATTCCCACCGGCGTGCCGTTGGCCGCGCTAGGCACCTTCAACACCGGCATCGGCGCAGTGACGGGCGCGGATGTGCAGCGTGTTGCGCGACAGTACATTGATCCGTCAAAACTCGCGATTGTAGTGGCCGGAGACCGGGCCAGCATCGAGCCGGCGCTCAAGGCGCTCAAGATCGCCCCGGTGGAAATCCGGGATGCCAAGGGCCGCCGAGAGATCACACCGTGA
- a CDS encoding insulinase family protein: MSHSSRPRLLATAIVLACVAVPLAAQAPQAPRIPFEKFTLPNGLEVILHVDRSVPIVTVNGWYKVGSGDEKPGRTGFAHLFEHIMFMGSEHVPVGKFDEWLEAAGANNNGSTTNDRTNYYETGPSNALPLMLWLDADRMGWLLPTMDKPKVDLQRDVVKNERRQNTDNVPYGRAFETLLPVMFPPDHPYSWPVIGSLTDLSKASLDDVKEFFRKYYAPNNASIAIAGDFNPDSAKVWVRKYFGSIPRNTDAPVRPTVPMVRLAKDTVLVLEDRVQLPRLYYAWHGTKALSADEPAVDALSQILAGGKSSRLYRTLVYEKQIAQDVNMGNDANKLDGMILLTSTAKPGVHPRQIAAELDAAIREVADNGITERELTRVKNGVRASLLDELSSVLGKADRLNYYNYFAGTPEYIEQDLARYERLTAADVQRAARTFVAGRPKIILTVVPEGKKELAFAPGGAN, translated from the coding sequence ATGTCGCATTCGTCCCGCCCGCGCTTGTTGGCCACCGCGATCGTGCTGGCCTGCGTCGCGGTTCCGCTCGCCGCACAAGCGCCGCAGGCACCGCGAATTCCCTTCGAGAAATTCACCCTGCCCAACGGGCTCGAAGTCATTCTGCACGTGGATCGTTCGGTTCCCATTGTCACCGTGAACGGATGGTACAAGGTCGGATCCGGCGACGAGAAGCCTGGGCGCACCGGATTTGCCCATCTCTTCGAACACATCATGTTCATGGGCTCGGAGCACGTGCCCGTTGGCAAGTTCGACGAGTGGTTGGAAGCGGCGGGCGCGAACAACAACGGTTCGACCACCAACGACCGTACCAACTACTACGAAACCGGTCCGTCCAACGCCCTGCCGTTGATGCTGTGGCTCGACGCCGATCGCATGGGCTGGCTGTTACCGACAATGGACAAGCCCAAGGTCGACCTCCAACGCGACGTGGTGAAGAACGAACGACGGCAGAACACCGATAATGTGCCGTATGGACGCGCGTTCGAAACGCTGCTGCCGGTCATGTTTCCCCCGGATCATCCGTACTCGTGGCCGGTGATCGGGTCGCTGACGGATCTCAGCAAGGCCTCCCTGGACGACGTCAAGGAATTCTTCCGGAAGTACTACGCACCCAACAACGCCAGCATCGCCATCGCCGGCGACTTCAACCCGGATTCGGCCAAGGTCTGGGTGCGCAAGTATTTCGGGAGTATCCCGCGCAACACCGATGCGCCCGTGCGTCCGACGGTTCCGATGGTGAGACTGGCCAAAGACACGGTACTGGTTCTGGAGGATCGCGTGCAATTGCCGCGATTGTACTACGCGTGGCATGGCACCAAGGCGCTCAGCGCCGATGAGCCGGCGGTTGATGCGCTCTCGCAGATTCTGGCCGGTGGCAAGAGTTCGCGCCTCTATCGAACGCTGGTGTATGAAAAGCAGATCGCCCAGGACGTCAACATGGGCAATGACGCGAACAAGCTCGATGGCATGATCCTCCTGACCAGTACCGCCAAGCCCGGCGTGCATCCCCGGCAGATTGCGGCGGAGTTGGATGCGGCCATTCGTGAGGTGGCCGACAACGGCATCACCGAACGCGAACTGACCCGGGTGAAGAACGGGGTTCGCGCCTCGTTGCTGGATGAATTGTCCTCGGTGCTTGGCAAGGCCGATCGACTCAACTACTACAACTATTTTGCCGGTACGCCGGAGTACATCGAACAGGATCTCGCGCGCTACGAACGTCTGACGGCGGCCGACGTGCAACGCGCCGCCCGAACGTTTGTGGCCGGTCGACCCAAGATCATCCTGACCGTTGTGCCAGAAGGCAAGAAGGAACTCGCGTTCGCGCCCGGAGGGGCCAACTGA
- a CDS encoding amino acid permease, which produces MVSPLSADSAGTERVGYDARLGTFSGTMLVVGGIIGAGIFLSPAVVAQRVGSAALTLGAWGLGAVVAIIGGFIYAELGARRPLAGGTYVYLRDAWGPLPAFLYGWALFLIMATGAIAAVGMTGASYLATLLGLPTDAIRPLAIGIIAVLTLLNVLGVRIGATTGNVLTVLKLAAIGILVLAALVLSPTHAGELTGAVAAPPALAIPVGGSAVVLAMGAALVPVLFSYGGWQQTNAVAEELVDPSRTLPRALIIGVLVVVATYMLVNIAYLRALGVDGLAASTAPAADTMFVYLGPMGRTLITCGIVASTVGFLSMVILMSARVYQAMAADGLFFRSMATLHPRTRTPVAALLAQGVVALALLLTGTYGQLLDYVVFADWIFFGSTAAALFVLRARDMRDGIQPSVRTPFHPYSTLIFIAAAMYVVIGSITSNPGNAARGAALLALGLPVFAYWRRQSAASR; this is translated from the coding sequence ATGGTTTCGCCTTTGAGTGCAGACTCCGCCGGCACTGAGCGCGTTGGTTACGACGCGCGGCTTGGCACGTTTTCCGGCACCATGCTGGTGGTCGGCGGCATTATTGGTGCCGGCATCTTTCTTTCGCCCGCGGTCGTGGCGCAGCGGGTTGGGAGCGCAGCACTCACGCTTGGTGCCTGGGGACTGGGCGCCGTGGTGGCCATCATTGGCGGATTCATCTATGCCGAGTTGGGCGCCAGGCGTCCCTTGGCCGGCGGGACCTACGTCTACCTGCGGGACGCGTGGGGACCGCTGCCGGCCTTTCTGTATGGCTGGGCGCTGTTTCTGATCATGGCAACGGGAGCCATTGCGGCCGTCGGGATGACCGGCGCCAGCTACCTGGCCACGCTGCTCGGCCTGCCAACGGACGCCATCCGTCCGCTGGCCATAGGCATCATTGCGGTGTTGACGCTGTTGAACGTGTTGGGGGTTCGGATTGGCGCCACCACCGGCAATGTGCTCACTGTGCTCAAGCTGGCGGCAATCGGGATTCTGGTGTTGGCCGCTCTCGTGTTGTCGCCGACGCACGCGGGTGAATTGACTGGCGCCGTGGCCGCGCCGCCTGCGCTCGCCATTCCTGTCGGCGGCAGTGCCGTTGTGCTGGCGATGGGCGCGGCGTTGGTACCCGTGCTGTTTTCGTATGGGGGCTGGCAACAGACCAACGCGGTGGCTGAAGAACTGGTGGATCCGTCGCGCACCCTGCCACGCGCCTTGATCATCGGCGTGCTGGTGGTGGTCGCCACCTACATGCTGGTGAACATCGCCTACCTGCGCGCGCTGGGCGTCGATGGTCTGGCGGCCAGCACGGCTCCGGCGGCCGACACGATGTTCGTGTATCTCGGGCCGATGGGCCGGACCCTCATCACGTGCGGTATCGTCGCGTCGACCGTGGGGTTTCTCTCCATGGTCATCCTGATGTCGGCGCGCGTGTATCAGGCGATGGCGGCCGACGGTCTGTTCTTCCGCTCCATGGCCACGCTGCATCCGCGCACGCGCACTCCCGTCGCCGCGCTGCTGGCGCAGGGCGTGGTGGCGCTCGCGCTGTTGCTGACCGGTACGTATGGGCAATTGCTCGACTATGTGGTGTTCGCCGACTGGATCTTCTTCGGGTCCACGGCTGCGGCGCTGTTTGTGCTTCGTGCCCGTGACATGCGCGACGGCATACAGCCCTCGGTGCGGACGCCGTTCCATCCATACAGCACCCTGATATTCATTGCCGCCGCGATGTACGTGGTGATCGGATCGATCACGTCCAATCCGGGCAACGCGGCGCGCGGCGCGGCACTGCTCGCCCTCGGCCTGCCCGTGTTCGCGTACTGGCGCCGACAATCGGCGGCGTCGCGGTGA
- a CDS encoding MOSC domain-containing protein: MRAPRVTALFVHPIKSAAAIPVDALALDDRGAVGDRRWLVIDDDGVQITARETSALAMVRPYFANAAVAPDHRTNTDGPLLLDAPGLSRFSLRLPATAATRAVRVWADTVDAHDAGDAVAAWMSEAIRRRCRVVRLAEHARRPLAPKYAGTLPNEGRRVAFSDGAPLLILSQASVDALSARLVEQGATRPPFHVFAPIFCCRPRRRTKRTRGRAFALATWTSPSARRASGV; this comes from the coding sequence GTGAGGGCACCCCGCGTTACGGCGTTGTTCGTGCATCCCATCAAGTCGGCGGCCGCGATTCCGGTCGACGCGCTGGCGCTGGACGATCGCGGCGCCGTCGGGGATCGCCGATGGCTGGTGATCGATGACGACGGTGTGCAGATCACTGCTCGGGAAACATCGGCGCTGGCGATGGTCCGCCCGTACTTTGCCAACGCCGCTGTCGCGCCAGACCACCGGACAAACACTGACGGACCGTTGTTGCTCGATGCGCCCGGGCTGTCGCGCTTCTCGCTGCGACTGCCGGCCACTGCGGCAACGCGTGCGGTGCGCGTGTGGGCCGACACGGTGGATGCGCACGATGCTGGTGATGCCGTGGCGGCGTGGATGTCCGAAGCGATCAGGCGACGGTGTCGTGTCGTGCGACTGGCCGAGCACGCCCGGCGCCCCCTCGCGCCCAAATATGCGGGGACACTGCCGAACGAGGGACGCCGCGTGGCGTTCTCCGACGGGGCGCCGCTCCTGATATTGAGTCAGGCGAGTGTCGACGCACTCAGCGCACGGCTGGTGGAGCAGGGGGCGACCCGACCACCGTTTCACGTTTTCGCCCCAATATTCTGCTGTCGGCCACGACGCCGCACGAAGAGGACTCGTGGACGCGCATTCGCATTGGCGACGTGGACGTCGCCATCGGCGCGCCGTGCGAGCGGTGTGTGA
- a CDS encoding MOSC domain-containing protein, with protein MTTVDPLTGEKGLEPLRTLATYRRQNGSVMFGMNATHGAIGIIRVGDVVRVETGD; from the coding sequence ATGACGACCGTGGATCCGCTCACCGGGGAGAAAGGTCTTGAGCCATTGCGCACCCTGGCCACCTATCGACGGCAGAACGGCTCGGTGATGTTCGGCATGAACGCCACGCATGGGGCGATCGGCATCATTCGTGTCGGGGATGTCGTGCGGGTAGAGACGGGAGACTGA